The Sulfurihydrogenibium sp. DNA window AATTTTTGGATAGCCATGAATGGTTGTTTTCATAAATTTTTCCTCCTGAAAAAATATTAATTTTGCCATAAATTATACCTTATATTGATTCTAATTTCAAATGCAAATCATTTGCATTTTATCGTTTGGTAGTTTAAAATTAAATGACAAGTAAATAGTGAGTTGTATGAAAAATTATTTCTCACTACTTTAAACAGTATTAGTTAATATAAAGGAGAGTTATGGAAAAGTTAATCATACCAAAAGGATTTAAAACTACAAAACAAAGAAAGGCAATCTTAGAAGTTTTGGAAGAATGTAAAACACCTGTTCATGCAGAGGATATTTATTTAAAGTTAAAGGAAAAAGGAATTGATATAAGTTTATCTACTATCTATCGTAATCTTGATATGCTTCAAAAACAAGGATTGGTAGTCAAGGCTTACATGATTGGAGAAGATAAAGCAAGGTTTGGTCTTTCTTCTAAGAAGAATTATTTAATCTGTCAAAAATGTAAAAAGATTGTAATTATTGATAACTGCCCGTTTGAAAAGTTTAAAGAAGAGTTGATAGAAGTTCATGGATTTGATATTTTAGACCACAGCATTGAAGTTTATGGTATCTGTCCGGAGTGTAAGAAAAGTAAAAATTGTTAATATTAACACAAGATTTAACTTGGCATTACCTATCTTTCAATATGGAAAAAATCTATTTTATGCTCTTTTTCGCTGTTTATTATCATTTTTGAATTTTTTGACTAAGTCTATAAATTAATTAACCTTTTGATCGTCATACTGCAGCGAAGCAAAGAATCTCTGTTCTTTTACCTCTCACTTATTCACTGTACGGTCAATTCATGAATTGTCTCTGATTATTTTCTCACCTTCTTTAATTTGGGAGGTCCATCAGACTAAAGTCCTCAGGATGACGTGATATAGATAAACTTACAAAAATTTTAGAACATTCTCATAATTCACGTTTATTTAATGTTAAATATAAGTTATAATTATGTTAAAATTATTAGCTAAATTAACAAAAGGAGGAAGAGATGAGGAAATCACTTTTTGTCGCTGGAATTTTATCGTTAAATTTGTTAGCTCAGGCTGAGGAGGTTTTAAAGCTTGATAAAGTCCAGTTTACAGCTACCAAGTCAGAAAGAGAGGAAAAGGAAACGCCGGCCTCTACGGCTACGATTACAAAAGAAGAACTAAAATTTGAAAGAGGATTTAATCTATCAGAAAGTTTAAGTGAAGTATCTGGCGTTAATGCTGAAACGAAAAATGGTGGTTATGACGTTAGATTAATCATC harbors:
- a CDS encoding transcriptional repressor, with translation MEKLIIPKGFKTTKQRKAILEVLEECKTPVHAEDIYLKLKEKGIDISLSTIYRNLDMLQKQGLVVKAYMIGEDKARFGLSSKKNYLICQKCKKIVIIDNCPFEKFKEELIEVHGFDILDHSIEVYGICPECKKSKNC